GGGACGTCCCGCGGAGCCCAAAAACCTCTCGCCGCTGTCCGCGTTCGCCCTCCACGCCGTCTTCCTGCTCTTCCTGGCGTCCTGGTACGCCCTGTCGGGACGTCCGCCGATCGCCGACTTCCTGAAGATCCGGTCCGACCGACCCATCCGGCTGCTGCTCGCCGGGTTTCCCATCGCCGCATTCGCGTGGGGGATCTCGCTCTGCGGCATGCTGGCGATCCAGTGGATCGTGTCGATCTTCGGCCCGGCGGCCCCGCCGCCGCGCATTTCGCCCGTGATCCCGTGGATCGTGGCCCTCCCGGTCGGCTTCAAGATCGCCATCGTCGTTTCGGCGATGATCTTCGAGGAGGCGTTCTTCCGTTCGTTTCTGCAGCCGAGGATCGGCGCGGTCGGCGCCACGCTCTTCTTCACGCTCGCGCACGGCGTTTACGGCCAGCCCCTGATGCTCGTCGGGATCTTCATCCTCGCATCGGTGCTCGCGCTCACTTTCGAGCTCTACCACAACGCGCTGCCGGGGGTCGTGGCGCACGGCGCCTTCGACGCGTTCGAGCTCTTCGTGCTGATTCC
The nucleotide sequence above comes from Thermoanaerobaculia bacterium. Encoded proteins:
- a CDS encoding CPBP family intramembrane glutamic endopeptidase, with the protein product GRPAEPKNLSPLSAFALHAVFLLFLASWYALSGRPPIADFLKIRSDRPIRLLLAGFPIAAFAWGISLCGMLAIQWIVSIFGPAAPPPRISPVIPWIVALPVGFKIAIVVSAMIFEEAFFRSFLQPRIGAVGATLFFTLAHGVYGQPLMLVGIFILASVLALTFELYHNALPGVVAHGAFDAFELFVLIPLALKFVG